A single window of Canis lupus familiaris isolate Mischka breed German Shepherd chromosome 7, alternate assembly UU_Cfam_GSD_1.0, whole genome shotgun sequence DNA harbors:
- the SEMA4A gene encoding semaphorin-4A isoform X3, with protein sequence MALLALGLDPWSLLCLFLFQLFLAWLPLTAGGSGQGPLPRVTFGAGDGRRALSLFQQKGLQDFDTLLLSGDGGTLYVGARETILALDIQDSGMPKLKNMIPWPASDQKKNECAFKKKSIETQCFNFIRVLVSVNATHLYACGTFAFSPACTFIELQDSYLLPISEDKVVEGKGQSPFDPAHKHTAVLADGMLYSGTMNNFLGSEPILIRTLGPQPVLKTDNFLRWLQPDASFVAAIPSTHFVYFFFEETASEFEFFEKLHTSRVARVCKNDVGGDKLLQKKWTTFLKAQLLCSQPGQLPFNVIRHAVLLPAAAPAEPRVYATFSSQWQIGGTRSSAVCAFSLKDIKRVFEGKYKELNKETSRWTTYGVPEISPRPGSCSVGPSSDKALTFMKDHFLMDEQVMGTPLLVQSGVEYTKLAVETAQGVDGHSHLVMYLGTATGSLHKAVVSEDNSAHLVEEIQLFPEPVRNLLLAPAQGAVFVGFSGGIWRIPRANCSIYESCVDCVLARDPHCAWDPESRTCCLLPTPIPKSWRQDMEQGNPNWACATGPMGRSFQSQSRPQMIKEVLAIPNSILELPCPHLSALASYRWSRGLAQVPEASAAAVYNGSLVLLLRGGVGGLYQCWATENGFSYPVVSYWVHSQDQPLALDPELAGIPRERMEAPLTRVGGGAALAAPRSYWPHFLTVTVLLALVLSGGLLLLLTSPLGVLRARGKVQGCETLPPGEKAPLSREQHLQPPKELRTSTSNVDADNNHLGPDVA encoded by the exons ATGGCCCTCCTCGCCCTGGGCCTGGACCCCTGGAGCCTCCTGTGCCTTTTCCTCTTCCAACTGTTTCTGGCATGGCTGCCGCTGACTGcagggggcagtgggcaggggccCCTGCCCAGGGTCACGTTCGGGGCAG GGGATGGACGCAGGGCTCTCAGCCTCTTCCAGCAGAAGGGCCTCCAGGATTTTGACACTCTGCTCTTGAGTGGTGATGGAGGCACTCTCTATGTGGGGGCTCGAGAGACCATTCTGGCCTTGGATATCCAGGACTCAGGGATGCCAAAGCTGAAGAACATG ATACCCTGGCCAGCCAGTgaccaaaaaaagaatgaatgtgcaTTTAAGAAGAAGAGCATCGAG ACACAGTGCTTCAACTTTATCCGTGTCCTGGTCTCTGTCAATGCCACCCACCTGTATGCCTGTGGCACCTTCGCTTTCAGCCCCGCTTGTACCTTCATT GAACTCCAAGATTCCTACCTGTTGCCCATCTCTGAGGACAAGGTTGTGGAAGGGAAGGGCCAAAGTCCCTTTGACCCTGCCCATAAGCACACAGCTGTCTTAGCAG ATGGGATGCTCTATTCTGGCACCATGAACAATTTCCTGGGCAGCGAGCCCATCTTGATCCGCACGCTGGGACCCCAGCCCGTCCTCAAGACCGACAATTTCCTCCGCTGGCTGCAGC CGGACGCCTCCTTCGTGGCAGCCATCCCTTCGACCCACTTCGTCTACTTCTTCTTCGAGGAGACAGCCAGCGAGTTCGAGTTCTTTGAGAAGCTCCACACGTCGCGGGTGGCCAGAGTCTGCAAG AACGACGTGGGCGGGGACAAGCTGCTGCAGAAGAAGTGGACCACTTTCCTGAAGGCCCAGCTGCTGTGCTCTCAGCCGGGGCAGCTGCCCTTCAACGTCATCCGCCACGCCGTCCTGCTGCCCGCCGCTgcccccgccgagccccgcgTCTACGCGACCTTCAGCTCTCAGTG GCAGATTGGTGGGACCAGGAGCTCTGCtgtctgtgccttctctctcaaGGACATCAAGCGTGTCTTTGAGGGGAAGTACAAGGAGTTGAATAAAGAGACTTCACGCTGGACTACTTATGGAGTCCCCGAGATCAGTCCCCGGCCAGGCAGT TGCTCTGTAGGCCCCTCTTCTGATAAAGCCTTGACCTTCATGAAGGACCATTTCCTGATGGATGAGCAGGTGATGGGGACACCCTTGCTGGTGCAGTCGGGTGTGGAGTACACGAAGCTGGCAGTGGAAACAGCCCAGGGCGTCGATGGGCACAGCCACCTGGTCATGTACCTGGGCACCG ccaCAGGGTCCCTCCATAAGGCTGTGGTGAGTGAGGACAACAGTGCCCATCTGGTGGAGGAAATCCAGCTGTTCCCTGAACCTGTCCGCAACTTGCTGCTGGCCCCCGCGCAG GGCGCAGTGTTTGTGGGCTTCTCAGGGGGCATCTGGAGGATTCCCCGAGCCAACTGTAGCATCTATGAGAGCTGTGTGGACTGTGTCCTTGCCCGGGACCCCCACTGTGCCTGGGACCCTGAGTCTCGAACCTGCTGCCTCCTGCCTACTCCCATCCC GAAGTCCTGGAGACAGGACATGGAGCAAGGGAATCCAAACTGGGCATGTGCCACTGGCCCCATGGGCAGGAGCTTCCAGTCTCAGAGCCGCCCCCAAATGA tTAAAGAAGTCCTGGCCATCCCCAACTCCATCCTGgagctcccctgcccccatctgtCAGCCCTGGCCTCCTATCGCTGGAGTCGTGGCTTGGCACAGGTCCCAGAAGCCTCGGCTGCCGCGGTCTACAATGGCTCCTTGGTGCTGCTGCTgcgtggtggggtggggggcctgtACCAGTGCTGGGCCACAGAGAATGGCTTCTCGTACCCTGTGGTCTCCTACTGGGTGCACAGCCAGGACCAGCCCCTGGCCTTGGACCCTGAACTGGCGGGCATTCCCCGGGAGCGCATGGAGGCCCCACTGACCAGGGTTGGTGGTGGGGCTGCCCTGGCTGCTCCGCGGTCCTACTGGCCCCACTTCCTCACAGTTACAGTACTCCTGGCCCTGGTGCTTTCAggaggcctcctcctcctcctcacctccccgCTGGGGGTGCTCCGAGCCCGGGGCAAGGTACAGGGCTGTGAGACCTTGCCCCCGGGGGAGAAGGCCCCCCTGAGTCGAGAGCAGCACCTCCAACCTCCCAAGGAACTCAGGACCTCTACCAGCAATGTGGACGCTGACAACAACCATCTAGGCCCTGATGTGGCTTAA
- the SEMA4A gene encoding semaphorin-4A isoform X2, whose translation MGLRMGGGGVAGTEALGDRNCLAFQGEGSTVHPQTPEPSGDSLWLSMALLALGLDPWSLLCLFLFQLFLAWLPLTAGGSGQGPLPRVTFGAGDGRRALSLFQQKGLQDFDTLLLSGDGGTLYVGARETILALDIQDSGMPKLKNMIPWPASDQKKNECAFKKKSIEELQDSYLLPISEDKVVEGKGQSPFDPAHKHTAVLADGMLYSGTMNNFLGSEPILIRTLGPQPVLKTDNFLRWLQPDASFVAAIPSTHFVYFFFEETASEFEFFEKLHTSRVARVCKNDVGGDKLLQKKWTTFLKAQLLCSQPGQLPFNVIRHAVLLPAAAPAEPRVYATFSSQWQIGGTRSSAVCAFSLKDIKRVFEGKYKELNKETSRWTTYGVPEISPRPGSCSVGPSSDKALTFMKDHFLMDEQVMGTPLLVQSGVEYTKLAVETAQGVDGHSHLVMYLGTATGSLHKAVVSEDNSAHLVEEIQLFPEPVRNLLLAPAQGAVFVGFSGGIWRIPRANCSIYESCVDCVLARDPHCAWDPESRTCCLLPTPIPKSWRQDMEQGNPNWACATGPMGRSFQSQSRPQMIKEVLAIPNSILELPCPHLSALASYRWSRGLAQVPEASAAAVYNGSLVLLLRGGVGGLYQCWATENGFSYPVVSYWVHSQDQPLALDPELAGIPRERMEAPLTRVGGGAALAAPRSYWPHFLTVTVLLALVLSGGLLLLLTSPLGVLRARGKVQGCETLPPGEKAPLSREQHLQPPKELRTSTSNVDADNNHLGPDVA comes from the exons AGCCATCTGGTGACAGCCTCTGGCTGAGCATGGCCCTCCTCGCCCTGGGCCTGGACCCCTGGAGCCTCCTGTGCCTTTTCCTCTTCCAACTGTTTCTGGCATGGCTGCCGCTGACTGcagggggcagtgggcaggggccCCTGCCCAGGGTCACGTTCGGGGCAG GGGATGGACGCAGGGCTCTCAGCCTCTTCCAGCAGAAGGGCCTCCAGGATTTTGACACTCTGCTCTTGAGTGGTGATGGAGGCACTCTCTATGTGGGGGCTCGAGAGACCATTCTGGCCTTGGATATCCAGGACTCAGGGATGCCAAAGCTGAAGAACATG ATACCCTGGCCAGCCAGTgaccaaaaaaagaatgaatgtgcaTTTAAGAAGAAGAGCATCGAG GAACTCCAAGATTCCTACCTGTTGCCCATCTCTGAGGACAAGGTTGTGGAAGGGAAGGGCCAAAGTCCCTTTGACCCTGCCCATAAGCACACAGCTGTCTTAGCAG ATGGGATGCTCTATTCTGGCACCATGAACAATTTCCTGGGCAGCGAGCCCATCTTGATCCGCACGCTGGGACCCCAGCCCGTCCTCAAGACCGACAATTTCCTCCGCTGGCTGCAGC CGGACGCCTCCTTCGTGGCAGCCATCCCTTCGACCCACTTCGTCTACTTCTTCTTCGAGGAGACAGCCAGCGAGTTCGAGTTCTTTGAGAAGCTCCACACGTCGCGGGTGGCCAGAGTCTGCAAG AACGACGTGGGCGGGGACAAGCTGCTGCAGAAGAAGTGGACCACTTTCCTGAAGGCCCAGCTGCTGTGCTCTCAGCCGGGGCAGCTGCCCTTCAACGTCATCCGCCACGCCGTCCTGCTGCCCGCCGCTgcccccgccgagccccgcgTCTACGCGACCTTCAGCTCTCAGTG GCAGATTGGTGGGACCAGGAGCTCTGCtgtctgtgccttctctctcaaGGACATCAAGCGTGTCTTTGAGGGGAAGTACAAGGAGTTGAATAAAGAGACTTCACGCTGGACTACTTATGGAGTCCCCGAGATCAGTCCCCGGCCAGGCAGT TGCTCTGTAGGCCCCTCTTCTGATAAAGCCTTGACCTTCATGAAGGACCATTTCCTGATGGATGAGCAGGTGATGGGGACACCCTTGCTGGTGCAGTCGGGTGTGGAGTACACGAAGCTGGCAGTGGAAACAGCCCAGGGCGTCGATGGGCACAGCCACCTGGTCATGTACCTGGGCACCG ccaCAGGGTCCCTCCATAAGGCTGTGGTGAGTGAGGACAACAGTGCCCATCTGGTGGAGGAAATCCAGCTGTTCCCTGAACCTGTCCGCAACTTGCTGCTGGCCCCCGCGCAG GGCGCAGTGTTTGTGGGCTTCTCAGGGGGCATCTGGAGGATTCCCCGAGCCAACTGTAGCATCTATGAGAGCTGTGTGGACTGTGTCCTTGCCCGGGACCCCCACTGTGCCTGGGACCCTGAGTCTCGAACCTGCTGCCTCCTGCCTACTCCCATCCC GAAGTCCTGGAGACAGGACATGGAGCAAGGGAATCCAAACTGGGCATGTGCCACTGGCCCCATGGGCAGGAGCTTCCAGTCTCAGAGCCGCCCCCAAATGA tTAAAGAAGTCCTGGCCATCCCCAACTCCATCCTGgagctcccctgcccccatctgtCAGCCCTGGCCTCCTATCGCTGGAGTCGTGGCTTGGCACAGGTCCCAGAAGCCTCGGCTGCCGCGGTCTACAATGGCTCCTTGGTGCTGCTGCTgcgtggtggggtggggggcctgtACCAGTGCTGGGCCACAGAGAATGGCTTCTCGTACCCTGTGGTCTCCTACTGGGTGCACAGCCAGGACCAGCCCCTGGCCTTGGACCCTGAACTGGCGGGCATTCCCCGGGAGCGCATGGAGGCCCCACTGACCAGGGTTGGTGGTGGGGCTGCCCTGGCTGCTCCGCGGTCCTACTGGCCCCACTTCCTCACAGTTACAGTACTCCTGGCCCTGGTGCTTTCAggaggcctcctcctcctcctcacctccccgCTGGGGGTGCTCCGAGCCCGGGGCAAGGTACAGGGCTGTGAGACCTTGCCCCCGGGGGAGAAGGCCCCCCTGAGTCGAGAGCAGCACCTCCAACCTCCCAAGGAACTCAGGACCTCTACCAGCAATGTGGACGCTGACAACAACCATCTAGGCCCTGATGTGGCTTAA
- the SEMA4A gene encoding semaphorin-4A isoform X1 → MGLRMGGGGVAGTEALGDRNCLAFQGEGSTVHPQTPEPSGDSLWLSMALLALGLDPWSLLCLFLFQLFLAWLPLTAGGSGQGPLPRVTFGAGDGRRALSLFQQKGLQDFDTLLLSGDGGTLYVGARETILALDIQDSGMPKLKNMIPWPASDQKKNECAFKKKSIETQCFNFIRVLVSVNATHLYACGTFAFSPACTFIELQDSYLLPISEDKVVEGKGQSPFDPAHKHTAVLADGMLYSGTMNNFLGSEPILIRTLGPQPVLKTDNFLRWLQPDASFVAAIPSTHFVYFFFEETASEFEFFEKLHTSRVARVCKNDVGGDKLLQKKWTTFLKAQLLCSQPGQLPFNVIRHAVLLPAAAPAEPRVYATFSSQWQIGGTRSSAVCAFSLKDIKRVFEGKYKELNKETSRWTTYGVPEISPRPGSCSVGPSSDKALTFMKDHFLMDEQVMGTPLLVQSGVEYTKLAVETAQGVDGHSHLVMYLGTATGSLHKAVVSEDNSAHLVEEIQLFPEPVRNLLLAPAQGAVFVGFSGGIWRIPRANCSIYESCVDCVLARDPHCAWDPESRTCCLLPTPIPKSWRQDMEQGNPNWACATGPMGRSFQSQSRPQMIKEVLAIPNSILELPCPHLSALASYRWSRGLAQVPEASAAAVYNGSLVLLLRGGVGGLYQCWATENGFSYPVVSYWVHSQDQPLALDPELAGIPRERMEAPLTRVGGGAALAAPRSYWPHFLTVTVLLALVLSGGLLLLLTSPLGVLRARGKVQGCETLPPGEKAPLSREQHLQPPKELRTSTSNVDADNNHLGPDVA, encoded by the exons AGCCATCTGGTGACAGCCTCTGGCTGAGCATGGCCCTCCTCGCCCTGGGCCTGGACCCCTGGAGCCTCCTGTGCCTTTTCCTCTTCCAACTGTTTCTGGCATGGCTGCCGCTGACTGcagggggcagtgggcaggggccCCTGCCCAGGGTCACGTTCGGGGCAG GGGATGGACGCAGGGCTCTCAGCCTCTTCCAGCAGAAGGGCCTCCAGGATTTTGACACTCTGCTCTTGAGTGGTGATGGAGGCACTCTCTATGTGGGGGCTCGAGAGACCATTCTGGCCTTGGATATCCAGGACTCAGGGATGCCAAAGCTGAAGAACATG ATACCCTGGCCAGCCAGTgaccaaaaaaagaatgaatgtgcaTTTAAGAAGAAGAGCATCGAG ACACAGTGCTTCAACTTTATCCGTGTCCTGGTCTCTGTCAATGCCACCCACCTGTATGCCTGTGGCACCTTCGCTTTCAGCCCCGCTTGTACCTTCATT GAACTCCAAGATTCCTACCTGTTGCCCATCTCTGAGGACAAGGTTGTGGAAGGGAAGGGCCAAAGTCCCTTTGACCCTGCCCATAAGCACACAGCTGTCTTAGCAG ATGGGATGCTCTATTCTGGCACCATGAACAATTTCCTGGGCAGCGAGCCCATCTTGATCCGCACGCTGGGACCCCAGCCCGTCCTCAAGACCGACAATTTCCTCCGCTGGCTGCAGC CGGACGCCTCCTTCGTGGCAGCCATCCCTTCGACCCACTTCGTCTACTTCTTCTTCGAGGAGACAGCCAGCGAGTTCGAGTTCTTTGAGAAGCTCCACACGTCGCGGGTGGCCAGAGTCTGCAAG AACGACGTGGGCGGGGACAAGCTGCTGCAGAAGAAGTGGACCACTTTCCTGAAGGCCCAGCTGCTGTGCTCTCAGCCGGGGCAGCTGCCCTTCAACGTCATCCGCCACGCCGTCCTGCTGCCCGCCGCTgcccccgccgagccccgcgTCTACGCGACCTTCAGCTCTCAGTG GCAGATTGGTGGGACCAGGAGCTCTGCtgtctgtgccttctctctcaaGGACATCAAGCGTGTCTTTGAGGGGAAGTACAAGGAGTTGAATAAAGAGACTTCACGCTGGACTACTTATGGAGTCCCCGAGATCAGTCCCCGGCCAGGCAGT TGCTCTGTAGGCCCCTCTTCTGATAAAGCCTTGACCTTCATGAAGGACCATTTCCTGATGGATGAGCAGGTGATGGGGACACCCTTGCTGGTGCAGTCGGGTGTGGAGTACACGAAGCTGGCAGTGGAAACAGCCCAGGGCGTCGATGGGCACAGCCACCTGGTCATGTACCTGGGCACCG ccaCAGGGTCCCTCCATAAGGCTGTGGTGAGTGAGGACAACAGTGCCCATCTGGTGGAGGAAATCCAGCTGTTCCCTGAACCTGTCCGCAACTTGCTGCTGGCCCCCGCGCAG GGCGCAGTGTTTGTGGGCTTCTCAGGGGGCATCTGGAGGATTCCCCGAGCCAACTGTAGCATCTATGAGAGCTGTGTGGACTGTGTCCTTGCCCGGGACCCCCACTGTGCCTGGGACCCTGAGTCTCGAACCTGCTGCCTCCTGCCTACTCCCATCCC GAAGTCCTGGAGACAGGACATGGAGCAAGGGAATCCAAACTGGGCATGTGCCACTGGCCCCATGGGCAGGAGCTTCCAGTCTCAGAGCCGCCCCCAAATGA tTAAAGAAGTCCTGGCCATCCCCAACTCCATCCTGgagctcccctgcccccatctgtCAGCCCTGGCCTCCTATCGCTGGAGTCGTGGCTTGGCACAGGTCCCAGAAGCCTCGGCTGCCGCGGTCTACAATGGCTCCTTGGTGCTGCTGCTgcgtggtggggtggggggcctgtACCAGTGCTGGGCCACAGAGAATGGCTTCTCGTACCCTGTGGTCTCCTACTGGGTGCACAGCCAGGACCAGCCCCTGGCCTTGGACCCTGAACTGGCGGGCATTCCCCGGGAGCGCATGGAGGCCCCACTGACCAGGGTTGGTGGTGGGGCTGCCCTGGCTGCTCCGCGGTCCTACTGGCCCCACTTCCTCACAGTTACAGTACTCCTGGCCCTGGTGCTTTCAggaggcctcctcctcctcctcacctccccgCTGGGGGTGCTCCGAGCCCGGGGCAAGGTACAGGGCTGTGAGACCTTGCCCCCGGGGGAGAAGGCCCCCCTGAGTCGAGAGCAGCACCTCCAACCTCCCAAGGAACTCAGGACCTCTACCAGCAATGTGGACGCTGACAACAACCATCTAGGCCCTGATGTGGCTTAA